In one window of Helianthus annuus cultivar XRQ/B chromosome 17, HanXRQr2.0-SUNRISE, whole genome shotgun sequence DNA:
- the LOC110912477 gene encoding calcium-dependent protein kinase 4 → MNRHGSANQAFYVIGHKTENIRDLYTLGQKLGQGQFGTTYLCTENSTGIDYACKSISKRKLISKEDVEDVRREIQIMHHLSGHQHIVTIKGAYEDPLYVHIVMELCNGGELFDRIIEKGNYSERKAAELIKIIIDVVQACHSLGVMHRDLKPENFLLVNKDDDFSLKAIDFGLSVFFKPGQIFSDVVGSPYYVAPEVLLKRYGQEADVWTAGVILYILLSGVPPFWAESQQGIFDAVLKGNLDFESDPWPIISDSAKDLVRNMLCSHPKDRLTAHQVLCHPWICENGVAPDRELDPEVLSRLKQFSAMNKLKKMALRVIGESLSEEEIAGLKEMFKAMDTDNSGAITFDELKVGLRKFGSTLKDTEIQDLMDAADVDNSGTIDYGEFVAATLHLNKLEREEHLVAAFKYFDKDGSGYITVDELQQACADHHMTDFLVEDIIKEVDQDNDGRIDYGEFVAMMTKENAGIGRRTMRNSVNITMRDSPRAVQ, encoded by the exons aTGAACCGCCATGGCAGTGCGAATCAAGCGTTCTATGTTATCGGTCATAAAACCGAAAACATTCGTGATCTTTACACATTGGGGCAAAAACTAGGGCAGGGTCAATTTGGCACAACCTATTTATGCACCGAGAATTCCACCGGTATAGATTACGCCTGCAAATCAATATCCAAGCGAAAACTGATATCGAAAGAGGACGTGGAGGATGTGAGGAGGGAGATTCAGATCATGCACCATTTATCCGGGCACCAGCATATCGTCACCATTAAAGGTGCATATGAAGATCCTTTATATGTTCATATTGTCATGGAGCTTTGCAACGGTGGAGAGTTGTTCGACAGGATCATTGAAAAGGGAAATTATAGCGAGAGGAAAGCGGCTGAATTGATCAAGATCATCATCGATGTTGTTCAGGCGTGCCATTCGCTCGGTGTTATGCATCGAGATTTAAAACCTGAGAATTTCTTGTTGGTTAATAAGGATGATGATTTTTCTCTAAAAGCCATTGATTTCGGACTCTCCGTATTCTTCAAGCCAG GTCAAATATTCTCGGATGTGGTTGGAAGCCCATATTATGTTGCTCCTGAGGTGTTGTTGAAGCGTTACGGGCAAGAAGCGGATGTATGGACAGCCGGGGTGATACTTTACATACTTTTAAGCGGCGTACCTCCATTTTGGGCTG AATCGCAGCAGGGAATATTTGATGCGGTTTTGAAGGGAAATCTAGACTTTGAATCAGACCCATGGCCAATTATATCCGACAGTGCAAAAGATCTTGTTAGAAACATGTTGTGTTCTCACCCTAAGGATCGGTTAACTGCCCATCAAGTTCTCT GTCATCCTTGGATATGTGAAAATGGAGTTGCTCCCGACAGAGAACTGGATCCCGAAGTTCTTTCTCGTCTGAAGCAATTCTCAGCAATGAATAAGTTAAAGAAGATGGCTTTGCGG GTTATAGGAGAGAGTTTGTCAGAAGAGGAGATTGCTGGTTTAAAGGAAATGTTTAAGGCAATGGATACAGACAACAGTGGCGCAATTACATTTGATGAACTAAAAGTCGGTTTAAGGAAGTTTGGTTCGACATTGAAGGATACAGAAATACAAGACCTTATGGATGCA GCTGATGTGGACAACAGTGGGACGATCGACTATGGAGAATTCGTAGCAGCTACACTTCATCTGAACAAACTGGAACGCGAAGAACATTTGGTTGCTGCGTTTAAGTATTTTGATAAGGATGGAAGCGGTTATATTACAGTTGATGAACTTCAGCAGGCGTGTGCAGATCACCACATGACGGATTTTCTTGTTGAGGATATTATTAAAGAAGTTGATCAAGATAAT GATGGAAGGATAGATTATGGGGAATTTGTGGCTATGATGACAAAAGAAAATGCAGGAATCGGTAGAAGAACGATGAGGAATAGTGTGAATATTACCATGAGAGATTCACCAAGGGCTGTCCAGTGA
- the LOC110910351 gene encoding uncharacterized protein LOC110910351, with protein MEVECMRSCMRKLSIWYTPNFKPIITHDELDKILSTFGFTAAASTTPGWKEYSFSAAGTFLAKSPSPPPRPRLPYPRIDGLHVTTYRSFLDSVNFYLRMNNISDLFHVRGVPLHHAHDRSHKWSRMVKDDLVYVYREGTMDMSATCKNSNKDPKYKEGAMDMSEKWKNANEDEDPASIIVPWKNIMNRII; from the exons ATGGAAGTTGAGTGTATGCGATCATGCATGCGAAAACTCTCCATCTGGTACACCCCCAATTTCAAGCCCATCATCACCCACGATGAGCTCGATAAAATCTTGTCTACATTCGGCTTCACCGCCGCTGCTTCCACCACCCCCGGTTGGAAAGAATACTCCTTTTCCGCTGCCGGAACTTTTCTTGCCAAATCCCCCTCTCCTCCTCCTCGCCCCCGTCTTCCGTATCCCAGAATTGACGGCTTACATGTCACAACTTATCGATCTTTTTTGGATTCTGTTAATTTTTATCTCCGGATGAATAACATTTCGGATCTTTTTCATGTTCG GGGAGTACCATTGCACCATGCTCATGACAGGAGCCACAAGTGGTCGAGAATGGTCAAAGACGATTTGGTGTATGTGTACAGAGAGGGAACCATGGACATGTCAGCAACATGCAAGAACAGCAACAAGGATCCCAAGTACAAAGAGGGAGCCATGGACATGTCAGAAAAATGGAAGAATGCCAACGAGGATGAGGATCCTGCTTCGATCATTGTTCCATGGAAAAACATCATGAATAGGATAATATAG
- the LOC110912479 gene encoding AT-rich interactive domain-containing protein 6, with protein sequence MEDKPNDTGSKSTDATKSDEKPLAETLDDANTAEEHHNNTTEIDAIANQSDSVAAVSNEDVNVKYPDTEAAAAAVENKNDDVEQLENGEEHHHIASPSASGGNKNDDVEDVMEGKMCADFVVVPRMESEREIGDSFLLEPNSGVEDESGTEDEQAAFMKEVEIFHKERFLEFKPPKFYGEPLNCLKLWRSVIRLGGYEQVTSCKLWRQIGESFKPPKTCTTVSWTFRVFYEKALLEYEKYKSSIGELPFTDVSSAEPVSGLKQTSINQTPGSGRARRDAAARAMQGWHSQRLGNGEVGDPVIKDKTSSTSVKREKQGIGLLKRKKPSPVERAVKVARMKASKPQLDSPVVDVGPPADWVKINVQRTKDCFEVYALVPGLLREEVRVQSDPAGRLVISGQPEQLDNPWGVSPFKKVVSLPSRIDPHQTSAVVTLHGQLFVRVPFEQPAVS encoded by the exons ATGGAAGACAAACCTAATGATACTGGATCCAAATCAACCGACGCCACCAAATCAGACGAAAAACCATTAGCTGAAACCCTAGACGATGCCAATACTGCAGAAGAGCATCATAATAACACCACCGAAATTGATGCAATTGCTAATCAGTCTGACTCAGTTGCAGCAGTCTCAAACGAGGATGTCAATGTCAAATATCCAGACACagaagcagcagcagcagcagttGAGAACAAAAATGACGACGTAGAACAGCTGGAAAACGGCGAAGAACATCATCATATTGCGTCTCCATCTGCATCCGGTGGGAACAAAAACGACGACGTAGAGGATGTGATGGAGGGAAAGATGTGTGCTGATTTTGTTGTAGTTCCTAGGATGGAATCGGAAAGGGAAATTGGGGATTCGTTTCTATTGGAACCAAATTCGGGTGTTGAAGATGAGTCTGGAACAGAGGATGAACAAGCTGCGTTTATGAAGGAGGTTGAAATTTTTCATAAAGAGAGGTTTTTGGAGTTTAAGCCTCCAAAGTTTTATGGAGAGCCACTCAATTGCCTTAA GTTATGGAGATCGGTGATCAGGCTCGGTGGCTATGAACAG GTGACCTCTTGCAAGCTGTGGCGACAAATTGGAGAATCATTTAAACCCCCTAA GACTTGTACTACTGTCTCATGGACATTCCGAGTTTTTTACGAGAAG GCATTGCTTGAATACGAGAAATATAAGAGTAGTATCGGGGAGCTTCCGTTCACTGATGTCTCTTCTGCAGAACCTGTTTCTGGTTTGAAACAG ACCAGTATAAATCAAACACCTGGATCAGGAAGGGCCAGGAGAGACGCAGCAGCTCGAGCTATGCAGGGTTGGCATTCTCAACGTCTTGGTAATGGCGAAGTTGGGGATCCAGTCATCAAG GACAAGACTTCAAGTACGTCTGTGAAGCGAGAAAAGCAAGGCATTG GTTTGCTGAAGCGCAAAAAGCCATCTCCGGTTGAACGTGCTGTCAAAGTTGCTCGCATGAAAGCGTCAAAACCACA ATTGGACTCACCAGTTGTGGATGTGGGCCCTCCTGCTGATTGGGTGAAAATTAATGTGCAGAGAACT aagGACTGCTTTGAGGTGTATGCTTTGGTCCCCGGGCTTTTACGTGAAGAG GTGCGGGTACAGTCAGATCCAGCTGGTCGCTTGGTCATATCTGGTCAACCAGAGCAGCTCGACAATCCTTGGGGCGTTTCTCCTTTTAAAAAG GTTGTAAGCTTGCCATCTCGGATTGATCCTCATCAAACCTCAGCCGTTGTAACCCTGCATGGTCAGTTGTTTGTGAGAGTGCCGTTTGAGCAGCCAGCCGTTTCTTaa
- the LOC110912480 gene encoding carbonic anhydrase 2, with protein sequence MAEDLCSNAIEGLKMLLSERHDLAAVAAVKVKQLTADLEATTSVEKIKTGFAHFKTEKYEKNPSLYEELVQGQTPKFMVFACSDSRVCPSHILDFQPGEAFMVRNIANMVPPYDKTRYSCVGAAIEYAVEHLKVETILVIGHSRCGGIKGLMSIPDDGTTSSDFIEDWVKICSTARSKVKEEHKGLDITEQCSKCEVEAVNVSLGNLLSYPFVKSGVLNRTLNLKGGYYNFVNATFDIWCLDHGVSPPLTV encoded by the exons ATGGCGGAAGATTTATGCAGCAACGCGATTGAAGGACTGAAAATGCTTCTCAG TGAGAGACATGATCTTGCAGCTGTCGCGGCTGTGAAGGTCAAGCAACTCACGGCGGATTTGGAGGCGACCACTTCTGTCGAGAAGATCAAGACCGGATTTGCTCATTTCAAAACAGAGAAATATGA AAAGAACCCGAGTTTGTATGAAGAGCTGGTGCAAGGACAAACGCCCAAG TTTATGGTATTTGCCTGCTCGGATTCTCGGGTTTGTCCATCCCACATACTAGATTTTCAGCCGGGTGAAGCCTTTATGGTCCGTAACATCGCAAACATGGTCCCACCATATGACAAG ACAAGGTATTCCTGTGTAGGGGCAGCTATTGAATATGCAGTAGAGCATCTGAAG GTAGAGACTATATTAGTCATTGGACACAGCCGATGTGGTGGGATTAAAGGCCTCATGTCTATCCCAGATGACGGGACCACTTCTTC TGACTTCATAGAGGATTGGGTTAAAATATGTTCAACTGCTAGAAGCAAGGTGAAAGAAGAACACAAAGGGTTGGATATTACAGAACAATGCAGCAAGTGTGAGGTG GAAGCTGTGAATGTGTCACTTGGGAATCTGTTGAGTTACCCTTTTGTTAAATCAGGAGTGTTGAATAGAACACTTAACTTAAAGGGAGGATACTACAACTTTGTCAATGCTACTTTTGACATTTGGTGTCTTGATCATGGTGTTTCGCCCCCTCTTACCGTTTGA